In Carya illinoinensis cultivar Pawnee chromosome 6, C.illinoinensisPawnee_v1, whole genome shotgun sequence, a single genomic region encodes these proteins:
- the LOC122314016 gene encoding omega-hydroxyceramide transacylase yields the protein MQKQTLEMLFTKTASRSLSSTFMAPSFSSLLLSHSHPFFLSNPNPNFTRRYMLPQRTQILSCTAKDSSPKPNVVSEKKSFAVATGELFLGLASRILIRRPKKGPNGETASVTMFNDTVSSEERIGAVMEDEIEPQVIWEQRVKDVEAERERRVVTSPGFSFSAAGLLFPYHLGVAQFLIEKGYIKETTPLAGSSAGAIVCAVIASGATMQEALKATKILAEDCRNRGTAFRLGAVLRDVLYNFLPDDAHIRSSGRVRVAVTQILWRPRGLLVDQYDSKEDLINAVFTSSFIPGYLAPRPATLFRNRLCIDGGLTLFMPPTSAAQTVRVCAFPASRLGLQGIGISPDCNPENRASPRELFNWALEPAEDYVLDRLFELGYQDAAVWAEENPVEEVVEDDKSLVGNGSASS from the exons ATGCAGAAACAAACGTTAGAAATGCTGTTCACCAAGACAGCAAGCAGGAGCCTTTCTTCTACGTTCATGGCTCCTTCATTCTCCTCTCTTTTACTCTCCCACTCTCATCCTTTCTTCCTTTCTAACCCTAACCCCAATTTCACCCGCCGGTACATGCTCCCTCAGCGCACCCAAATTCTTTCCTGCACCGCCAAGGATTCCTCCCCAAAACCGAACGTCGTCTCGGAGAAGAAATCCTTTGCCGTGGCCACCGGGGAGCTCTTCCTAGGACTGGCCTCGCGGATCCTCATCAGGAGACCCAAGAAAGGCCCGAATGGTGAGACGGCCTCGGTGACGATGTTCAATGACACCGTGTCTTCCGAGGAGAGGATTGGGGCAGTGATGGAGGACGAGATTGAGCCACAAGTGATATGGGAGCAGCGCGTGAAGGACGTGGAAGCCGAGCGTGAACGCCGTGTCGTTACGAGTCCTGGGTTCAGCTTCTCGGCTGCTGGGCTCTTGTTTCCGTACCATCTTGGCGTCGCTCAGTTTCTCATTGAGAAGGGCTATATCAAG GAAACCACACCATTAGCTGGTTCTTCAGCAGGTGCGATAGTCTGTGCAGTAATTGCCTCTGGAGCCACCATGCAAGAGGCCTTGAAAGCTACCAAAATCCTGGCCGAAGATTGCCGGAATAGAGGGACTGCATTTCGACTTGGG GCTGTTCTACGGGATGTTCTTTACAACTTTCTGCCAGACGATGCTCATATTAGGTCCAGCGGAAGGGTTCGTG TTGCTGTGACTCAGATTCTCTGGAGGCCTCGGGGTTTACTGGTTGATCAGTATGATTCCAAGGAAGATCTCATCAATGCAGTTTTCACTTCCTCCTTTATTCCAGG GTATCTTGCACCAAGGCCAGCTACATTGTTTCGGAATAGACTCTGTATTGATGGGGGTTTGACGTTATTTATGCCACCAACATCTGCTGCACAGACG GTTCGTGTTTGTGCTTTTCCAGCCAGTAGATTGGGATTGCAAGGGATTGGGATCAGTCCAGACTGCAATCCTGAGAATAGGGCTAGTCCACGAGAG CTTTTCAATTGGGCACTTGAGCCTGCAGAAGATTATGTTCTTGATCGGCTCTTTGAGCTTGGATATCAAGATGCAGCTGTTTGGGCAGAGGAGAATCCAGTGGAAGAAGTAGTTGAGGATGACAAATCCTTGGTTGGAAATGGCTCTGCCTCTTCATGA
- the LOC122314279 gene encoding probable plastid-lipid-associated protein 4, chloroplastic, which produces MALAPSFSATLPNKLRPGKHSLASHPAPVIFHEKSPLSFPIPNTASTHVTVSPSKLLDTADSGIWRTRVSFFPGFLTKGRDAKSLKEELYATIGPLGRGAEATPEDQQRVEQIARKLEDVNEIKEPLKSNLLNGKWELIYTTSQSVLQTQRPKFLRPNGKIYQAINVDTLRAQNMETWPFFNQVTANLVPLNSRRVAVKFDFFRIAGLIPIKSPGSGRGQLEITYLDEELRISRGDKGNLFILKMVDASYRVPV; this is translated from the exons ATGGCTCTTGCTCCTTCATTTTCTGCTACTCTGCCAAATAAACTGCGACCCGGCAAACATTCACTTGCTTCTCACCCTGCACCCgttatttttcatgaaaaatccCCACTCTCATTTCCAATACCAAATACCGCCAGCACCCACGTCACGGTAAGCCCCAGCAAGCTCCTTGACACTGCTGATTCTGGCATATGGAGGACTAGAGTTTCTTTCTTTCCTGGCTTTTTGACAAAGGGTAGGGATGCTAAGAGCCTCAAGGAGGAGCTTTACGCAACAATAGGGCCTCTTGGTAGAGGGGCTGAGGCTACTCCCGAAGACCAACAGCGTGTAGAACAG ATTGCTCGTAAACTGGAGGACGTGAATGAAATAAAGGAGCCTCTCAAGTCCAATCTGCTCAATGGAAAATGGGAACTCATATATACAACCTCCCAGTCCGTTTTGCAAACTCAG AGACCAAAATTTTTACGGCCAAATGGAAAAATCTACCAGGCAATCAACGTGGATACTCTTAGGGCTCAAAATATGGAAACTTGGCCATTCTTTAATCAG GTCACAGCTAATTTAGTCCCTTTAAACTCGAGAAGAGTGGCGGTTAAATTTGACTTCTTCAGAATTGCTGGTCTG ATACCTATTAAGTCACCAGGGAGTGGTCGTGGTCAGTTAGAAATAACTTACTTGGATGAAGAGTTACG CATATCAAGAGGAGATAAAGGCaacttattcattttaaaaatggtGGATGCATCCTATAGAGTTCCTGTTTGA
- the LOC122314280 gene encoding LOW QUALITY PROTEIN: serine/threonine receptor-like kinase NFP (The sequence of the model RefSeq protein was modified relative to this genomic sequence to represent the inferred CDS: deleted 1 base in 1 codon) produces the protein MLNIMDISLLTSQVLFLLTLFFSISDITAQSNFSCSVDSPSSCETYVACFAQPPNYLNLGNVSDLFEASSSFIAKASNLVFGVNETKLFPGQLLLVPVTCGCTAKRYFANITYQIKKDDSYYLVSVNSFGNLSNWTDVQGLNPTLNPNLLQIGVNVIFPLFCKCPSETHLKNGISYIITYIWQPTDDVLRVSAKFNASLENIATENGYRNFSTAASLPVMIPVSQLPALSQIYPTEQSREGRHSKHPWIIILIVSLGGAMLIFLLTALLVHSHCSRQRKEEMKRLGSSLETSVLIKMKEQSRSENFEPKITQGKLLPGVSSYLSKPIMYETKAIIEATANFDEHCRIGGSVHRATINGQVLAVKKTKEDVTEELKILQKVNHANLVRLMGISFDTDGNRFLVYEYAENGSLDKWLHSKSSSSSVILTWSQRLNIALDVANGLEYMHEHTQPTIVHRDIRATNILLNSGFKAMIAKLSLAISATNSAMPKVDVFGFGVVLLELLSGKRAMETKENGEVALLLKDIRWIFEVEDNRVERLRSWIDPNLGSFYPIDGAISLATLARACTLDESMERPSMGEIVFNLSVLTQSSSETSERSRTSGVEGDEVIHIISPVTAR, from the exons ATGCTCAACATAATGGATATCTCTTTACTCACCTCCCAAGTTCTCTTTCTTCTAACTTTGTTCTTTTCCATCTCTGATATCACAGCTCAATCAAACTTTTCATGCTCTGTGGATTCACCCTCCTCCTGTGAAACTTACGTGGCATGCTTTGCGCAGCCTCCCAATTATCTGAATCTGGGAAACGTATCTGATCTATTTGAGGCCAGCAGCTCATTCATTGCTAAAGCTAGTAACCTGGTGTTTGGAGTCAACGAGACAAAGTTATTTCCTGGCCAACTCTTACTGGTACCTGTTACCTGTGGCTGCACTGCAAAACGTTATTTTGCCAATATCACATACCAGATCAAGAAAGATGATAGCTACTACTTA GTCTCAGTCAATTCATtcggaaatctcagcaactggaCTGATGTTCAAGGGCTGAACCCGACTCTGAACCCAAACCTCTTGCAGATAGGTGTGAACGTTATCTTTCCTTTGTTTTGTAAGTGCCCCTCAGAAACCCATTTGAAAAATGGTATTTCATACATCATTACCTACATATGGCAACCCACCGATGATGTCTTGCGAGTAAGTGCTAAGTTTAATGCCTCATTGGAGAACATTGCAACTGAAAATGGCTACCGGAACTTCAGCACTGCAGCGAGTCTTCCGGTAATGATCCCCGTTTCACAGTTGCCAGCTCTCTCTCAAATTTACCCGACTGAGCAGTCTCGTGAAGGAAGGCATTCCAAACATCCTTGGATCATCATCCTTATTGTAAGCTTGGGAG GTGCTATGTTGATCTTTCTTTTGACTGCTTTGTTGGTCCATTCTCATTGTTCACGTCAGAGGAAGGAGGAAATGAAACGTCTTGGTTCCTCGCTGGAAACCAGTGTTCTGATTAAAATGAAGGAACAATCAAGAAGTGAAAACTTTGAGCCAAAGATCACGCAAGGTAAGCTACTTCCTGGAGTTTCTAGCTATCTCAGTAAGCCAATCATGTATGAGACTAAAGCAATTATCGAGGCAACGGCAAACTTTGATGAACACTGTAGGATTGGGGGATCAGTGCACAGGGCGACTATCAATGGCCAGGTCTTAGCAGTAAAGAAAACCAAGGAAGATGTCACGGAGGAACTAAAAATTCTGCAGAAAGTAAATCATGCGAATCTTGTGAGGTTAATGGGAATCTCCTTTGACACTGATGGGAATCGCTTCTTGGTCTATGAATATGCTGAAAATGGATCGCTTGATAAGTGGCTGCACTCGAAGTCTTCAAGCTCTTCGGTCATCCTCACATGGAGTCAAAGGCTAAACATTGCACTAGATGTAGCCAACGGCCTGGAGTACATGCACGAACACACTCAGCCCACCATTGTTCACAGAGATATCCGAGCAACTAATATACTTTTGAACTCCGGGTTTAAGGCAATGATTGCAAAACTCTCACTGGCTATATCTGCAACGAACTCAGCGATGCCAAAAGTGGATGTCTTTGGTTTTGGAGTTGTTCTACTAGAGTTGCTTTCAGGAAAGAGAGCCATGGAAACAAAGGAAAATGGGGAGGTTGCTCTGTTGTTGAAGGACATAAGGTGGATCTTTGAAGTGGAAGACAATAGAGTGGAGAGGTTAAGAAGTTGGATAGATCCAAACCTGGGGAGCTTCTATCCGATCGATGGTGCCATCAGCTTGGCAACTTTGGCGAGGGCGTGCACACTGGATGAATCCATGGAAAGGCCAAGCATGGGAGAAATCGTTTTCAACCTGTCTGTTCTTACCCAATCGTCTTCTGAAACTTCAGAAAGATCACGGACTTCAGGGGTAGAAGGAGACGAAGTAATTCATATTATAAGTCCAGTCACAGCTCGCTAA
- the LOC122314278 gene encoding uncharacterized protein LOC122314278 isoform X6: MLSKSPVTRLQQPPVAPNSLLLRHNRDFYKFGYSTKNFSEHHHRFKLVGQSLGDKWKLNDINANTVQERLNLWLLKTQNFLNEMTSPLTKTGQSRKLDHGNTFDAHDMEDIFMAEQTLQSRTPNGMLSFAAVVSIEQFSRMNGLTGEKMQKIFRALVPESLYNDARNLVEYCCFRFLSRDNSDLHPSLKEPAFQRLIFITMVAWENPYLEELVNASEKASFQGKLVREAAFVRIAPAISGVADQPTVHNLYKALAGDEEGISLRVWLTYISELLKVHEGRRSYQIREYPQLYEERILCIAPSNKRPVLKWENNMAWPGKLTLTDKAIYFEAIGLSGHRDPIRLDLTRHGLRVEKAKVGPFGAVLFDSAVSITSDTESKLWVLEFVDLGGEMRRDVWHAFISEVIALHKFIHDYGPEDDDESLFHVYGAQKGKGQATTGAINSIARLQALQFMRKLLEDPTKLVQFSYLEYAPYGHVVFQTLAVKYWGGPLVTKPIEGGNRPTQGVRPSEEVLECSNHVFDIDGSVYLQKWMRSPSWVSSASTAFWKSSSVRQGVVLSKNLVVADMTLVERASETCKQKYHDVEKTQATIDAAMLQGIPSNIDLFKELMLPLTIIAKNFEKLRRWEEPHMTVSFLAFAYTMIFSWNANIEGTEEARSPRKIFWESYHP; the protein is encoded by the exons atgctGTCAAAATCCCCAGTAACCCGGCTACAACAACCTCCTGTTGCGCCCAATTCTTTGTTACTTCGTCATAACAGGGACTTTTACAAGTTTGGGTATTCTACAAAGAATTTTTCAGAGCATCACCATCGGTTCAAGCTTGTGGGGCAGTCTTTGGGAGATAAATGGAAGCTGAATGACATAAATGCTA ataCAGTGCAAGAAAGATTGAACTTGTGGCTATTGAAGACCCAAAACTTTTTGAATGAAATGACTTCTCCACTTACAAAAACTGGTCAAAGTAGAAAGCTTGATCATGGAAATACTTTTGATGCTCACGATATGGAGGACATATTTATGGCCGAACAGACTCTTCAAAGCAGAACACCAAATGGGATGCTCTCTTTTGCTGCTGTTGTATCTATTGAGCAATTTAGCAG GATGAATGGATTGACAGGGgaaaaaatgcagaaaatatTTAGAGCGCTTGTTCCCGAATCTCTGTATAATGATGCCCGTAATTTGGTCGAGTATTGCTGCTTCAGGTTCCTGTCAAGGGATAATTCTGATCTTCATCCTTCTCTCAAG GAACCGGCATTCCAAAGACTGATATTCATTACAATGGTTGCATGGGAGAATCCTTACCTTGAGGAGCTTGTAAATGCTTCAGAGAAAGCTTCTTTCCAG GGGAAACTTGTCAGAGAAGCAGCTTTTGTTCGTATAGCTCCTGCTATTTCTGGTGTAGCTGATCAGCCGACAGTGCACAATCTATACAAGGCACTTGCTGGTGATGAAGAGGGCATCTCTTTGAGAGTGTGGCTGACTTATATTAGTGAACTTCTCAA AGTGCATGAAGGACGGAGATCCTACCAAATTCGAGAATATCCCCAGCTGTATGAGGAGAGAATCTTATGCATTGCTCCCAGCAACAAGCGACCTGTTCTTAAATGGGAGAATAATATGGCATGGCCAGGAAAACTTACCCTAACTGATAAAGCAATCTATTTTGAG GCAATTGGATTATCGGGGCACAGAGATCCCATTAGACTGGATCTTACCAGGCATGGGCTACGTGTAGAGAAAGCAAAAGTTGGACCTTTTGGAGCTGTTCTCTTTGACTCTGCTGTCTCCATTACCTCTGATACCGA GTCGAAATTATGGGTCCTGGAATTTGTTGACTTGGGTGGTGAAATGAGGCGAGATGTATGGCATGCTTTTATAAGTGAAGTTATTGCTTTACATAAGTTCATACATGATTATGGACctgaagatgatgatgaatcATTGTTTCATGTGTATGGTGCTCAAAAAGGGAAGGGACAAGCTACCACTGGTGCCATTAATAGTATTGCCAGACTACAAGCCCTTCAATTTATGCGGAAGTTATTAGAAGATCCCACTAAACTTGTTCAGTTCTCATATTTAGAATATGCACCTTATGGTCATGTTGTTTTCCAGACTCTAGCTGTAAAATATTGGGGTGGACCACTAGTTACAAAACCTATAGAGGGAGGCAATCGACCAACTCAGGGGGTAAGGCCTTCTGAGGAGGTATTGGAGTGTAGTAACCATGTGTTTGACATAGATGGAAGTGTTTACTTGCAGAAGTGGATGAGATCTCCATCATGGGTTTCTAGTGCTTCAACTGCTTTCTGGAAAAGCTCTTCAGTAAGACAAGGAGTGGTACTGAGTAAAAACCTAGTTGTGGCTGATATGACTCTTGTAGAAAGGGCATCGGAAACATGCAAACAAAAATACCATGATGTTGAGAAAACCCAAGCCACCATTGATGCTGCAATGCTTCAGGGGATACCAAGTAACATTGATCTTTTCAAG GAACTTATGCTTCCTCTAACAATAATTGCcaagaattttgaaaaacttaggCGCTGGGAAGAGCCACACATGACTGTTTCTTTTCTTGCATTTGCGTATACGATGATTTTCAG